A genome region from Clostridium pasteurianum includes the following:
- a CDS encoding DegV family protein, producing the protein MQKIALVTDSTADVDSEMIQKYDLKVLPLRIIYKDKEYIDKVTITPKEVYDNMEKEVPSTSLPSVEDMEKLYSELEANGYTHVIAVTISSNLSGTYNTLQIAAQNHENIKSFIFDSKSITMGEGVIIRECGEMVLQGKSFEEIVKKMPEIRSKVKVYYIVDTLKYLIKGGRIGKVSGTVGQLLDIKPIISINEDGVYYTHCKAKGKRQAKKKIVQIVKEILEGGKCDIWVMHGGAYAEVLKLKELIEEIPNIENLSIGEISPVAGVHTGPGLLGVVIYKK; encoded by the coding sequence ATGCAAAAGATAGCGTTAGTGACAGATAGTACAGCTGATGTTGATAGTGAAATGATACAAAAATATGATTTGAAAGTGCTTCCACTTAGAATAATATATAAGGATAAGGAATATATAGACAAAGTAACCATTACTCCAAAGGAAGTTTATGATAATATGGAAAAGGAAGTGCCGTCTACATCACTGCCGTCCGTAGAAGATATGGAAAAATTGTATTCAGAGCTTGAAGCTAATGGGTATACTCATGTAATTGCAGTTACTATATCTTCAAATTTATCAGGAACATATAATACTCTACAGATCGCAGCACAGAATCATGAAAATATCAAAAGTTTTATTTTTGATTCAAAATCTATAACTATGGGTGAAGGTGTGATTATAAGAGAATGTGGTGAAATGGTACTCCAGGGCAAAAGCTTTGAAGAAATAGTGAAAAAAATGCCTGAAATAAGAAGTAAAGTTAAGGTTTATTATATTGTTGATACATTAAAGTATTTAATAAAAGGTGGAAGGATAGGGAAAGTTTCTGGGACTGTTGGTCAGCTCTTAGATATTAAGCCTATAATATCTATAAATGAAGATGGCGTATATTATACTCACTGTAAAGCAAAGGGAAAAAGGCAGGCAAAGAAAAAGATTGTTCAAATAGTTAAAGAAATACTTGAAGGTGGCAAATGTGATATTTGGGTTATGCATGGAGGAGCTTACGCGGAAGTGTTAAAGCTCAAAGAATTAATCGAAGAAATTCCCAATATAGAAAATTTGTCAATTGGAGAAATCAGCCCTGTTGCAGGAGTTCATACGGGACCAGGACTTTTAGGTGTGGTAATATATAAAAAGTGA
- a CDS encoding pyridoxamine kinase, producing the protein MTRQVKRVAAIHDLSGFGRASLTAIIPIMSYMGIQVCPMPTAVLSTHTTGFKEYSFVDLTDNMQKFIEHWKKLDIEFDAIYTGFLGSPKQVDIISDFIDEFSTEETLVLIDPVMGDEGKLYSTMDDNMVKSMKRLIKKADIITPNFTEAAYLLGRDYDLNLNEKAIQNWILELSDMGPDVIMTSVPKGKDDKNTSVITYDKKNNKFWKVTSEYIPVSYPGTGDSFASAVLGYILNGDNLPQAVGRAMQFITSAIKESYGFDYPTREGILIEKSLKVLNMPFINGSYERLD; encoded by the coding sequence ATGACTAGACAAGTAAAAAGAGTTGCTGCTATACACGATTTATCAGGATTTGGCAGGGCATCTTTAACGGCTATAATTCCGATCATGTCCTATATGGGCATTCAGGTTTGCCCAATGCCAACTGCAGTATTGTCAACGCATACAACAGGATTTAAAGAGTATAGTTTTGTTGATCTTACAGATAATATGCAGAAGTTTATAGAACATTGGAAAAAGCTGGATATAGAATTTGATGCTATATATACTGGATTTTTAGGCTCACCTAAGCAGGTTGATATTATAAGTGACTTTATAGATGAATTTTCTACAGAGGAAACTTTAGTTCTAATTGATCCTGTTATGGGTGATGAAGGAAAGTTATATAGCACAATGGATGATAACATGGTAAAAAGTATGAAAAGGCTTATAAAGAAGGCAGATATAATAACGCCTAATTTTACAGAAGCTGCATATCTATTAGGCAGAGACTATGATTTAAATCTTAATGAAAAAGCCATACAGAATTGGATTTTAGAGCTTTCAGATATGGGACCTGATGTTATTATGACAAGTGTACCTAAAGGTAAAGATGATAAAAATACAAGTGTTATAACATATGATAAAAAGAATAATAAATTTTGGAAGGTAACATCTGAATATATACCAGTAAGCTACCCCGGAACAGGAGATAGCTTTGCAAGTGCTGTGCTAGGATATATTTTAAATGGAGACAATCTTCCACAAGCTGTAGGACGCGCAATGCAGTTCATTACTTCAGCTATAAAAGAAAGTTATGGTTTTGATTACCCAACGAGAGAGGGAATTTTAATTGAAAAATCACTTAAAGTGCTAAACATGCCTTTTATAAATGGAAGTTATGAGAGACTTGATTAG
- a CDS encoding MATE family efflux transporter, with protein MFLVRKDVVKLAVPILVEQLFVTLMGMINTMMAGHIGKEAVSAIGMIDSINNIFIAFFSALAVGGTVVVAQYIGQNNIRKANESTKQALYSTIAIAVIITIVMAIFKRPLLAFLFGSAEKKVIMDANSYFGITLLTYPLITVDLVSNGILRGAGDTKTPMKISILMNILNVGFTAAFIWGVKIKDTVIIKSMGVTGAALGIATARTIGAIIILIVMVRGSRIVQLKKLREFKLDKDLLKPIFGIGIPASVESLLFNGGKLIMQIFIVGMGTVAMASNTIVNSIGNFLNIPGNALVIAATALVGQFMGRDDEKGAEKCLSYITKLSTVLLTVVGLSSIIFSKYLPSFYTGNSDIINLSSKVLISNAFAMVIWSSAFTLPAGLKGAGDAKYTMITSIIGMWLFRIVFGNFLGNTLKMGLLGIWIGMYTDWFVRGILYIIRFKSGKWKNHVVVKRVKTSVKL; from the coding sequence ATGTTTTTAGTAAGAAAAGATGTAGTTAAACTTGCAGTACCAATTCTTGTTGAACAGCTATTTGTAACACTTATGGGAATGATAAATACTATGATGGCGGGACATATAGGTAAGGAAGCTGTCTCGGCTATAGGAATGATTGATTCAATAAACAATATATTTATAGCCTTTTTTTCAGCACTTGCGGTTGGTGGTACAGTTGTTGTAGCACAATATATTGGACAAAACAACATAAGAAAAGCCAATGAAAGTACTAAACAAGCACTATATTCTACTATTGCCATAGCTGTTATAATAACTATTGTAATGGCAATATTCAAAAGGCCACTTTTGGCATTTCTATTTGGAAGTGCTGAAAAAAAGGTTATAATGGATGCTAATAGTTATTTTGGAATAACTCTACTTACTTATCCTTTAATAACTGTAGATTTAGTATCTAACGGTATTTTAAGAGGTGCAGGAGATACGAAAACTCCTATGAAAATATCTATATTAATGAATATTTTAAATGTTGGATTTACAGCTGCATTTATATGGGGAGTTAAAATTAAAGATACAGTTATAATAAAAAGTATGGGAGTTACAGGTGCGGCTCTTGGTATAGCAACGGCAAGAACAATCGGAGCAATCATTATACTTATTGTAATGGTTAGAGGTTCAAGAATAGTTCAGCTTAAAAAATTAAGGGAATTTAAATTGGACAAGGATCTTTTAAAACCTATATTTGGTATAGGTATACCTGCTAGTGTGGAATCACTTTTATTTAATGGTGGTAAGCTTATAATGCAGATATTTATAGTGGGAATGGGAACGGTAGCTATGGCTTCTAATACTATTGTGAATTCAATAGGTAATTTTTTGAATATACCTGGAAATGCGCTCGTAATTGCTGCAACTGCTTTAGTTGGGCAATTTATGGGTAGAGATGATGAAAAGGGAGCTGAAAAATGTCTTTCATATATAACTAAACTTTCAACTGTACTTTTGACAGTAGTTGGTCTCTCTTCAATTATTTTTTCTAAGTATTTACCATCGTTTTATACAGGAAATAGTGATATTATAAATTTATCATCAAAAGTTCTCATTAGCAATGCATTTGCTATGGTTATATGGTCTTCAGCATTCACTTTGCCAGCAGGACTTAAAGGTGCAGGCGATGCAAAGTATACTATGATAACCTCAATAATAGGAATGTGGCTTTTTAGGATAGTTTTTGGAAACTTTCTTGGAAACACGTTAAAAATGGGTCTTCTTGGAATTTGGATAGGAATGTATACGGATTGGTTTGTTAGGGGAATTCTTTATATTATAAGGTTTAAAAGTGGAAAATGGAAAAATCATGTTGTCGTTAAGAGAGTGAAGACTTCTGTAAAACTTTAG
- the brnQ gene encoding branched-chain amino acid transport system II carrier protein, whose amino-acid sequence MKELSKKDTFFVGLLLFSMFFGAGNLIFPPFLGQMSGKYVWIAFGGFIISAVGLPILAVVIVSKSNGLYNLASRVSPTFALIFTILIYLSIGPFLGTPRTGSIAYTMGLAPFLPKHITSGPLPLFIYTLIYFGIALWLSLTPSKLVDRIGKILTPIMLILILVIFVASLIHPIGTFGAPKGDYAAFPFFKGFSEGYMTMDAIAALNFGIVISYTLKSMGVKEEKSVVSYSIKAGLIVGLLLIAFYAMLTYVGASSRSITLNAQNGGEILTSATLHLLGNFGAIILGAIFALACLTTAVGLITSCGEYFASLTPNKISYKTWAIILSLSSMLFANVGLTKILTFSVPVLNAIYPMAIVLMLLFLANNLFKGSKYVYVLCMVFTSVFSILDSLNQALLKISFLNNLFNYLPLYSKGLGWIAPALIGAILGCLISLCTKTEAVTD is encoded by the coding sequence ATGAAAGAATTATCTAAAAAAGACACATTTTTTGTTGGTCTATTACTTTTTTCTATGTTTTTTGGTGCTGGCAATCTAATATTCCCACCTTTTCTAGGACAAATGTCTGGAAAATATGTGTGGATTGCCTTTGGAGGTTTCATTATTTCTGCTGTAGGGCTTCCAATTTTAGCTGTAGTTATAGTATCTAAATCAAATGGACTATATAACCTTGCAAGTCGTGTAAGTCCGACTTTTGCACTAATTTTTACAATTTTAATTTACTTATCAATAGGACCTTTTTTAGGAACTCCTAGGACAGGAAGCATTGCATATACAATGGGACTAGCTCCGTTTTTACCTAAGCATATAACTTCAGGTCCGCTTCCTCTATTTATATATACATTAATATATTTTGGAATTGCGCTTTGGTTAAGTTTAACTCCATCTAAACTAGTAGATCGTATAGGTAAAATACTTACTCCTATAATGCTAATTTTGATTTTAGTTATTTTTGTTGCAAGTTTAATACATCCCATAGGTACTTTTGGCGCTCCTAAAGGGGATTATGCTGCTTTCCCTTTCTTCAAGGGATTTTCAGAAGGATATATGACAATGGATGCCATTGCCGCTTTAAATTTTGGAATTGTAATTTCTTATACCCTAAAGTCCATGGGCGTTAAAGAAGAAAAATCTGTAGTATCCTATTCAATAAAGGCAGGATTAATAGTAGGACTACTTCTTATTGCATTTTATGCTATGCTTACATACGTTGGGGCCTCTAGCAGAAGCATAACTTTAAATGCTCAAAATGGTGGAGAAATATTAACAAGTGCTACACTACATTTACTTGGAAATTTTGGAGCTATAATACTTGGTGCCATATTTGCACTTGCATGTCTTACTACTGCAGTAGGACTAATTACCTCATGCGGTGAATATTTTGCGAGTTTAACTCCAAATAAAATATCTTATAAAACATGGGCAATAATACTTAGTTTATCAAGTATGCTGTTTGCAAATGTAGGGCTCACTAAAATACTTACTTTTTCTGTACCTGTTTTAAATGCAATTTATCCCATGGCAATAGTACTTATGCTGTTATTCTTAGCAAACAATCTGTTTAAAGGTTCAAAGTACGTTTATGTATTATGTATGGTATTTACATCAGTTTTTAGTATTTTAGATTCCTTGAACCAAGCCTTATTAAAAATAAGTTTCTTGAACAATTTGTTTAACTATTTACCTCTTTATTCTAAAGGACTCGGATGGATTGCTCCCGCTTTAATTGGTGCTATTTTAGGATGTTTAATTAGTCTTTGTACAAAAACAGAAGCAGTTACAGATTGA
- a CDS encoding radical SAM protein: MKEYKYIFGPIPSRRMGNSLGISPIEKRSCSYSCVYCQLGRTKNLLKEPQKFFNINDILDEFKDYLKEDVKIDVVTVVGEGEPTLCADLEELIVNLKKVTDKPIAVITNGSMLIYKGVREALKKADIVLPSLDAGDEVTFRRINRPNRKMNFEKITEALIDFSKEYKGELWMETMIVKDFNDTPKQFYAIKRILDKVDYDRLYINTPVRPPAENYVREPDDDVLEKAVRILGGTSIQQISSGEFFSEIEDDFEAIKSIVARHPMNKFEVKSFLESRGCANEEEILEKLQNDDSIDVVNYKNYVTYRLK; this comes from the coding sequence ATGAAAGAATATAAATACATTTTTGGACCTATACCATCTAGAAGAATGGGAAATTCTTTGGGAATAAGTCCTATAGAAAAAAGAAGCTGCTCTTATTCTTGTGTATATTGTCAGCTTGGAAGAACTAAAAATTTATTGAAAGAACCACAGAAATTTTTTAATATTAATGATATTTTAGACGAGTTTAAAGATTATTTAAAAGAAGATGTTAAAATTGATGTTGTAACTGTAGTTGGAGAAGGGGAACCAACTCTGTGTGCTGATTTAGAAGAATTAATAGTGAATTTAAAGAAAGTTACAGACAAGCCTATTGCAGTTATAACAAATGGCTCTATGCTCATATATAAAGGTGTAAGAGAAGCTTTAAAAAAAGCAGATATAGTTCTTCCATCCCTTGATGCAGGAGATGAAGTGACTTTTAGAAGAATAAATAGACCTAATCGTAAAATGAATTTTGAAAAGATCACGGAAGCCCTTATTGATTTTTCTAAAGAGTATAAGGGTGAGCTATGGATGGAAACTATGATAGTCAAAGATTTTAATGATACTCCAAAGCAATTTTATGCTATAAAAAGAATACTTGATAAGGTAGATTACGATAGACTTTATATAAATACTCCAGTAAGGCCACCGGCAGAAAATTATGTGCGTGAACCGGATGATGATGTACTTGAGAAAGCAGTTAGAATACTGGGAGGTACATCAATACAGCAGATCTCATCTGGTGAATTTTTTAGCGAAATAGAAGATGATTTTGAAGCAATTAAAAGTATAGTAGCAAGACATCCTATGAATAAATTTGAGGTTAAAAGTTTTCTTGAGTCCAGGGGATGTGCAAATGAAGAGGAAATTTTAGAAAAATTACAAAATGACGATAGTATTGATGTAGTTAACTATAAAAATTATGTTACATATAGACTTAAGTAG
- a CDS encoding alpha/beta-type small acid-soluble spore protein, with protein sequence MRVKIMDGYNKKLLPQTKEKLNRFKLETVNEIGINIKLKYNGELTSKEAGSLGGSVVKKMLQSYEKN encoded by the coding sequence ATGAGGGTGAAGATTATGGATGGCTATAATAAAAAATTATTACCACAAACAAAGGAAAAATTAAATAGATTCAAGCTGGAAACGGTAAATGAAATTGGAATTAATATAAAATTAAAATATAATGGTGAGTTAACCTCGAAGGAAGCTGGTTCTTTAGGAGGATCTGTAGTTAAAAAGATGCTGCAAAGCTATGAAAAAAACTAA
- a CDS encoding TPM domain-containing protein has translation MKKIKSVISFIMFVFIFVMPFTKVLADGNNYIHDDAKVLSSSTISEVNSNFSKLEQNTGAQAYIYLVPSLNGQSIDGYAANIAKSINTSKYTLFVVAVKDKKSKFMASQGLNNVFNESELNRIASMPNDDFKKSDFNSGILKVGKAVDQDITTKAVKEKKVSVKNDGYSKTVVAKKSHSGIVGFIIFILICAIIIFIYKKRKSNKHVHSFAQKNNLHYNDSDNSFRSANMRNDREYENERNFRHSSNGSNNTTIINNGDSRGNMGSFVDGMMFNEMVSHNHDHYEHERYSHDSYSDDSYSDDDSRDNTNDKYTSGDWSSSSGDSSWGDSGSSSGDSSSSNGDSGWGDSSSNDSDSGSSDW, from the coding sequence GTGAAAAAAATAAAAAGTGTAATTAGTTTTATAATGTTTGTTTTTATTTTCGTTATGCCATTTACAAAAGTTTTGGCTGATGGTAATAACTATATTCATGATGATGCTAAGGTATTAAGCTCATCTACTATAAGTGAGGTAAACAGTAATTTTTCAAAATTGGAACAAAATACAGGGGCGCAAGCCTATATTTATTTGGTTCCAAGTTTAAATGGACAAAGTATAGATGGATATGCAGCTAATATAGCTAAAAGTATTAATACTAGTAAATATACTTTGTTTGTAGTGGCTGTAAAGGATAAAAAAAGTAAGTTTATGGCAAGCCAAGGATTAAATAATGTATTTAATGAAAGTGAGCTAAACAGAATAGCATCAATGCCTAATGATGACTTTAAAAAAAGTGATTTTAATTCTGGAATATTAAAAGTAGGTAAAGCAGTAGATCAGGATATAACAACAAAAGCAGTTAAAGAAAAAAAAGTATCAGTAAAAAATGATGGATATAGCAAAACGGTAGTAGCTAAAAAAAGTCATTCGGGAATAGTTGGCTTCATTATTTTTATTCTCATATGTGCTATAATTATTTTCATTTACAAGAAAAGAAAAAGCAATAAGCATGTACATAGCTTCGCTCAAAAAAACAATTTACATTATAATGATTCAGATAATTCGTTTAGATCAGCAAATATGAGAAATGATAGGGAATATGAAAATGAAAGAAACTTTAGACACTCATCTAATGGTTCCAATAATACAACTATTATTAATAATGGTGACAGTAGGGGTAACATGGGAAGTTTTGTAGATGGAATGATGTTTAATGAAATGGTTTCGCATAATCATGATCATTACGAACATGAACGCTACAGCCATGATTCTTATAGTGATGATTCATATAGCGATGATGATTCGAGAGATAATACGAATGATAAATACACTAGTGGGGACTGGAGCAGTTCAAGTGGAGATTCAAGCTGGGGAGACTCAGGAAGTTCAAGTGGAGATTCTAGTAGTTCAAATGGAGACTCAGGTTGGGGAGATTCAAGCTCAAATGATTCAGATTCTGGATCGTCAGATTGGTAA
- a CDS encoding DUF116 domain-containing protein, which yields MEKVITYSLKNGNTNSNDYYKDVSVLTDEILLNGKVLCKSILEDFDDYVKLNCAGEKRSENEYFMELLILGVMWQLYSDDAIDLSEMPRKLLFNLKELRQNNISIKPCVDFIRGILSTIFLYPNDNYNLDAKFTLKNFEKLIGWMSASGEFNEEVTRFDIWNKYLHSINFEAVNNFFSSVITLELYFSVRCESILGKYTKNVNVFLKSDYQKHKWREDVIFCGRQPVEYHLNMVGAEIMNRVYRDEFLRAPHKKLILSGCMRYNSDEKCRAVETLQGKRCKMCSRECTVNNLTRLGGKHGFEVFIVEHESSAFKKTNIQYGEVGIVGVACVLNLLSGGFKARRLNMVPQCVILDYCGCKNHWDDKGIVTNINIDKLKETFKIQ from the coding sequence ATGGAAAAAGTAATTACTTATTCTTTGAAAAATGGGAATACTAATTCTAATGATTATTATAAAGATGTTTCGGTGCTTACAGATGAAATACTACTTAACGGAAAAGTACTATGTAAGTCTATACTTGAGGATTTTGATGATTACGTTAAATTAAATTGTGCTGGAGAAAAAAGAAGTGAAAATGAGTATTTTATGGAACTTTTGATTTTAGGTGTTATGTGGCAGTTATACAGTGATGATGCCATAGATTTATCAGAAATGCCGAGAAAACTTCTTTTTAACTTAAAAGAATTAAGACAGAATAATATAAGCATAAAGCCATGCGTTGATTTCATAAGAGGAATACTTTCAACAATATTTTTGTATCCAAATGATAATTACAATTTAGATGCTAAGTTTACACTAAAAAATTTTGAAAAATTAATTGGATGGATGAGTGCTTCAGGAGAATTTAATGAGGAAGTAACAAGATTTGATATTTGGAATAAGTATTTGCATTCAATTAATTTTGAGGCTGTAAATAATTTTTTCTCAAGTGTAATTACTTTAGAATTATATTTCAGTGTGCGATGTGAAAGTATTTTGGGCAAATATACGAAAAATGTAAATGTATTTTTAAAAAGTGATTATCAAAAACATAAATGGCGTGAAGATGTTATTTTTTGTGGAAGGCAGCCAGTTGAATATCATCTTAATATGGTTGGAGCAGAAATTATGAATAGGGTTTATAGAGATGAATTTTTAAGAGCACCTCACAAAAAACTAATTCTCTCAGGCTGCATGCGCTATAATAGTGATGAAAAATGCAGAGCAGTAGAAACACTGCAAGGCAAAAGATGTAAAATGTGCAGTAGGGAATGTACAGTTAATAATTTGACTAGATTAGGAGGAAAGCATGGATTTGAGGTTTTCATTGTGGAACATGAATCTTCAGCTTTTAAAAAAACTAATATCCAGTATGGAGAGGTTGGGATTGTAGGTGTAGCCTGTGTTTTAAATTTACTTAGTGGAGGATTTAAGGCTAGAAGGCTTAATATGGTTCCTCAATGTGTAATTCTTGATTATTGCGGCTGTAAAAATCATTGGGATGACAAAGGAATCGTTACTAATATAAATATAGATAAACTTAAGGAAACGTTTAAAATACAGTAA
- a CDS encoding ABC transporter ATP-binding protein translates to MYMLKKFVKYYKPYKFLFFTDMFCALIVSLVDLSFPIILSYLSKNFFVKDKAIVLNGIIYIGIGLAIMYLIKYFCQYFIASWGHVMGARMETDMRQDLFYHLQMLPFSYYDENNTGEMMSKLISDLFDISELAHHGPENVFISLLKILGSFAVLFVINVKMTLILFGVTLIMVIFSINKNVKMQKIFFDNRKKIASVNSSVQDSLEGIRVVKSFANEEVEQRKFDKSNNNYLKSKVKGYKAMGEFIAGNALFQGVLYLSIIVSGAIFIKIGSLKISDLAVYALYINIFINPIDVLINFMEQFQKGYAGFKRFIEVIETKPNIVDRENAEELKNVKGNIEFDNVCFSYDGHKEIIHNLNINIKAGKNIALVGPSGGGKTTICSLLPRFYDVTSGSIKVDGKDIRDVTLNSLRNSIGVVQQDVYIFSGTIKDNIAYGRPDAADEEIIAAAKGANIHDYIMQLEDGYDTFVGERGVKLSGGQKQRISIARVFLKNPPILILDEATSALDNESEKYIQKSLEKLSKGRTSIVIAHRLSTIRNADEIIVIKDRNIQEKGNHDELLKKGGIYAYYYNLQFEGLDA, encoded by the coding sequence ATGTACATGTTAAAAAAATTTGTGAAATATTACAAACCTTATAAATTTTTATTCTTTACAGATATGTTTTGCGCACTAATAGTATCTTTAGTTGATTTGTCTTTCCCAATAATTCTTAGTTATCTGTCTAAAAATTTTTTTGTTAAGGATAAAGCAATTGTATTAAACGGTATTATATATATTGGAATAGGATTAGCTATCATGTATTTAATAAAATATTTTTGTCAGTATTTTATAGCTTCATGGGGGCATGTTATGGGAGCAAGGATGGAGACAGATATGAGACAGGATTTATTTTATCATCTTCAAATGCTTCCCTTTTCATATTATGATGAAAATAATACGGGAGAGATGATGTCAAAGCTTATTTCTGATCTTTTTGATATATCAGAGCTTGCACATCATGGCCCTGAAAATGTATTTATTTCTTTACTAAAAATATTAGGTTCTTTTGCCGTATTATTTGTTATTAATGTAAAAATGACACTTATACTATTTGGTGTAACTTTAATTATGGTTATCTTTTCAATAAATAAAAATGTAAAGATGCAAAAAATATTTTTTGATAATAGAAAGAAAATAGCCAGTGTAAATTCGTCAGTTCAGGATAGTCTTGAAGGTATAAGAGTTGTAAAGTCCTTTGCAAACGAAGAAGTTGAACAGAGAAAATTTGACAAAAGCAATAATAATTATTTAAAGTCAAAAGTCAAAGGCTACAAAGCAATGGGAGAATTTATCGCTGGAAATGCACTTTTTCAAGGAGTACTTTATTTATCAATTATAGTATCAGGAGCAATATTTATAAAGATAGGAAGTCTTAAAATATCAGATTTAGCTGTATATGCCCTATACATAAATATATTTATTAATCCTATAGATGTTCTTATAAATTTCATGGAACAATTTCAAAAAGGATATGCGGGATTTAAAAGATTTATTGAGGTTATTGAAACTAAACCTAACATAGTAGACAGGGAAAATGCAGAAGAGCTTAAAAATGTAAAGGGAAATATAGAATTTGATAATGTATGCTTTAGCTATGATGGTCATAAGGAGATAATTCATAATTTAAATATTAATATAAAAGCAGGAAAAAATATAGCTTTAGTAGGACCTTCTGGTGGTGGAAAAACTACAATATGTTCTCTTTTACCCAGGTTTTATGATGTCACATCTGGAAGTATTAAAGTTGATGGAAAAGATATAAGGGATGTTACACTTAATTCACTTAGAAATTCTATTGGCGTGGTTCAGCAGGATGTTTATATATTTTCAGGAACTATAAAGGATAATATAGCTTATGGAAGACCTGATGCTGCAGATGAGGAGATAATTGCCGCTGCTAAGGGAGCTAATATTCACGATTATATAATGCAGCTAGAAGATGGCTATGATACTTTTGTAGGAGAAAGGGGAGTCAAGCTTTCTGGTGGACAAAAACAGAGAATATCCATAGCTAGAGTGTTTCTTAAAAATCCTCCAATATTAATTCTAGATGAGGCGACTTCAGCTCTTGACAATGAAAGCGAGAAATATATACAAAAGTCTCTAGAAAAACTTTCAAAGGGAAGAACCAGTATTGTTATAGCTCATAGACTAAGTACAATAAGGAATGCAGATGAAATAATAGTTATAAAGGACAGAAACATACAGGAAAAAGGAAATCATGATGAGCTACTTAAAAAGGGTGGAATTTATGCTTATTATTATAATTTGCAATTTGAGGGTCTTGATGCTTGA
- a CDS encoding lactate utilization protein encodes MDANVSWIIDSKIKRTMENLEKNNMEAYLAQDTKELMDIINKIISKGETVAVGGSMTLFETKIIDYLRNGDYNFLDRYKDGLTREETREIYRKSFFADSYLVSTNALTENGELYNVDGNGNRVAAMLYGPDKVIVIAGINKIVKNVDEAISRTKNIAAPVNAKRLNRNTPCTKVGDCMDCKSSDRICNEYTLIRRQGAKGRIKVIIVNEKLGY; translated from the coding sequence ATGGATGCAAACGTTTCATGGATAATTGATTCCAAAATTAAAAGAACCATGGAGAATCTTGAAAAAAACAATATGGAGGCTTATTTAGCTCAAGATACTAAAGAATTAATGGATATTATAAACAAAATAATAAGTAAAGGCGAGACTGTGGCGGTAGGTGGCTCTATGACTCTTTTTGAGACTAAAATAATAGATTATTTAAGAAATGGAGATTACAATTTTTTAGATAGATATAAGGATGGATTAACAAGAGAAGAAACCAGGGAGATATATAGAAAGAGTTTTTTTGCAGACAGCTATTTAGTAAGTACAAATGCATTAACGGAAAATGGTGAGCTCTACAATGTAGATGGCAATGGGAATAGGGTTGCTGCTATGCTTTACGGACCAGACAAAGTTATAGTAATTGCTGGTATTAATAAGATAGTAAAAAATGTTGATGAGGCTATAAGTAGAACTAAAAATATAGCTGCACCTGTAAATGCAAAGAGACTTAATAGAAATACTCCATGCACTAAGGTAGGAGATTGTATGGATTGTAAAAGTAGCGACAGGATTTGTAATGAATATACTCTAATAAGAAGGCAGGGTGCAAAGGGAAGAATTAAAGTAATTATAGTTAATGAAAAATTAGGGTACTAA